GACAAATGGAACATCAAATGGCATTGTTCCTATGGTACGAGTTTTCAATGACACTGCTCGTTATGTTGATCAAGGGGGAGGGAAGAGGAAAGGTACCTTTtcttgattttatgtgatatgatTTCTATTTGAAGTGTGActtcatgttgattttttttttttttttttttgcttatagGTGCATTTGCTGTGTACTTGGAGCCATGGCATGCTGATGTATTTGAATTTCTTGATCTAAGGAAAAACCATGGCAAGGTATGAATAATGAACTATCCATACTagtataattattattttgaaaaaaggAAAATTGTGAGCTTACAATTACAATATAGCACATGATGAAGTTGATATATTTAGATAGTGTACCACTTAATGTATGTCATTGATCTATTCTTGTAGGAGGAGCATCGTGCTCGTGATCTGTTTTATGCTCTTTGGGTGCCTGATTTGTTTATGGAACGAGTTCAAACTAATGGGCAGTGGTCACTGTTCTGCCCTAATGAGGCGCCAGGTTTGGCAGATTGCTGGGGTGAAGAATTTGAAAAGCTTTACACCTGTTATGAAAAAGAGGTAAACTGATTTGGCATTGCATTGTTGTTGCTTCTagaacatttttttttcaatgcTACTTTGCTTGTCTAGTTTTTAATAATTGGGTATGCGTACAGGGAAAAGCCAAGAAGGTTGTTCAGGCACAGAGTCTGTGGTTTGAAATTCTAAAATCTCAGATTGAAACTGGAACTCCCTATATGCTTTTTAAGGTGCTTGGCTTGTAATCTTACCTCCTGAACATACCTCATACATGATGCTTTTCTAAATGATATTCATAATTTGTTTTGTAACTATTGTCTTGCTTTCTCTCTGTAGGATACTTGCAACAGGAAAAGTAATCAACAAAACCTGGGCACCATAAAATCTTCGAACTTGTGTACAGAGATAATTGAGTACACAAGTCCAACAGAAACTGCTGTGTGCAATTTGGCATCAATTGCTCTACCACGGTTTGTTCGAGAGAAGGTAAGACTCTTCTAGAATTCATTGATAAACCTGATTTTTGTTGTTTGGTTTCTTGTGATGTGACACTTTATCATTTGTTATAGGATGTTCCAATAGAGTCCCACCCTTCTAAGATTGTCGGGAGTAGAGGTTCCAAGAATCGATACTTTGACTTCAATAAGTTGGCAGAGGTTTGTTTTATAACCTAAATCTAACTGTTTTATTGCATTTATTTtacaatgtaatattaaataAGTTAGCTGGAGAGCTTACTTCGTTAATATTCTTGGCTTTACATGAAGTCTCTTTGTATAATTGAGTCTCACTCAGTTTTTCTTTTGCTTGATAGATCACATCAACGGTAACTTTAAATCTTAACAAAATAATTGATGTTAACTACTATCCTGTTGAGACTGCAAAGAGGTCAAATTTGCGACACAGGCCAATTGGAATTGGAGTTCAGGGTTTGGCAGACACCTTTATTTTGCTTGGCATGGCATTTGATTCACCTGAGGTAATTCTTACTTAAGTGCTGTGCTGCTTTATTCTAGTCTTTAGCTTGGATATTTGAAGTTGATATGATCATATTGTGGTAGGCTCAACAACTAAACAAAGACATATTTGAGACTATATATTATCATGCGCTGAAGACTTCTTCTGAGTTAGCTGCGAAAGAAGGCCCCTATGAATCCTATATTGGTAGTCCAGTAAGCAAGGTATATGTGTGTGTTTTGGTTATGTAATTACATTTCCCCGTCATTGAAGTACATGTAAAACCATTGACTAAACCTATATGCCCTTAGGCTACTAAGGGTCTCAGAAAACTTTTAtgctagtggtagtggtggtaatagagtaatgatatgtgcactcagaatatgcacccaaacattacatgttttttaaaacagtgggtctacattttaataaatgtgattggttagGCTAAACTGCCACGTTACTGTGTGTAAGgtttgtgtgtatattttgagGGCACATATCATTACTCGGCGGTAATATCTTCTAGTTAGTTCATTTCAGGTTTTGTTCCTTCAGAGATCTAAAGCTTAACACCATAGTCAGGTAATGATGCATTCTCCAGTATCTTAAAGAGCCATTTTGTTGTGCAGGGAACTCTTCAGCCAGATATGTGGGGTGTAACACCTTCAGATCGGTGGGATTGGAAATCTCTGAGGGAAGTGATTTCTAAGAATGGAGTTAGAAATTCACTTCTTGTAGCTCCAATGCCTACAGCTTCAACCAGTCAAATTCTTGGAAACAATGAGTGCTTTGAGCCATATACTTCCAATATCTATAGTCGCAGGGTTTTGAGGTTTGCTTTTCTAGCCcacatttttaatatattttttaaggttATTTCAATGGTTTTAATATTTCTCTCTACAGTGGTGAATTTGTTGTGGTGAACAAACATTTGCTTCATGACTTGACTGAGACGGGTGTGTGGTCACCTGCTATTAAGAACAAGATAATATATGAGGATGGTTCTGTTCAGACAATCCCAGAAATTCCTGATGAGCTCAAAGTTATTTACAAGTAAGAAACTGCAATTTTCCCACTAGTATTCTTGTTTCTGTATGGTTgcctctttttattt
The genomic region above belongs to Humulus lupulus chromosome 1, drHumLupu1.1, whole genome shotgun sequence and contains:
- the LOC133803236 gene encoding ribonucleoside-diphosphate reductase large subunit, whose amino-acid sequence is MYVVKRDGRQEAVHFDKITARLKKLSYGLSIDHCDPVLVAQKVCAGVYKGVTTSQLDELAAETAAALTANHPDYASLAARIVVSNLHKNTKKSFSETIKIMYSHFSERSGQKAPLIADDVYEIVMNNAARLDSEIIYDRDFDYDYFGFKTLERSYLLKVQGKVIERPQHMLMRVAVGIHKEDVESAIKTYHMMSQRWFTHASPTLFNSGTPRPQLSSCFLLCMKDDSIEGIYDTLKECAVISKSAGGIGVSVHNIRATGSYIRGTNGTSNGIVPMVRVFNDTARYVDQGGGKRKGAFAVYLEPWHADVFEFLDLRKNHGKEEHRARDLFYALWVPDLFMERVQTNGQWSLFCPNEAPGLADCWGEEFEKLYTCYEKEGKAKKVVQAQSLWFEILKSQIETGTPYMLFKDTCNRKSNQQNLGTIKSSNLCTEIIEYTSPTETAVCNLASIALPRFVREKDVPIESHPSKIVGSRGSKNRYFDFNKLAEITSTVTLNLNKIIDVNYYPVETAKRSNLRHRPIGIGVQGLADTFILLGMAFDSPEAQQLNKDIFETIYYHALKTSSELAAKEGPYESYIGSPVSKGTLQPDMWGVTPSDRWDWKSLREVISKNGVRNSLLVAPMPTASTSQILGNNECFEPYTSNIYSRRVLSGEFVVVNKHLLHDLTETGVWSPAIKNKIIYEDGSVQTIPEIPDELKVIYKTVWEIKQRTLVDMAVDRGCFIDQSQSLNIHMDQPNFGKLTSLHFYAWSKGLKTGMYYLRSRAAADAIKFTVDTSAMKEKPKLEDIADTDLAQMVCSLTNREECMACGS